The genomic region AAAGCATCTAAGCGTGAAGCCCCCCTCAAGATGAGATTTCCCTGCTTGAAGACCCCATGTAGACGACGTGGTTGATAGGTTCGGGGTGGAAGCGCGGCAACGCGTGGAGCTGACGAATACTAATCGGTCGAGGACTTATCCAACATTTTCGGATGAACATCTCAAGTTTCGCATCCAGTTTTCAAGGGGCAACATTCCTTGAAGCATCGCGTATGGGCCCATAGCTCAGCTGGGAGAGCGCCTGCCTTGCAAGCAGGAGGTCAGCGGTTCGATCCCGCTTGGGTCCACCAATATTCCCTGATAGCTCAGTTGGTAGAGCACTCGACTGTTAATCGAGTTGTCACAGGTTCGAGTCCTGTTCGGGGAGCCATTATGGCGGCGTAGCTCAGCTGGCTAGAGCGTACGGTTCATACCCGTAAGGTCGGGGGTTCGATCCCCTCTGCCGCTACTTACATATCGGCCCGTTGGTCAAGGGGTTAAGACACCTCCCTTTCACGGAGGTAACAGGGGTTCGAATCCCCTACGGGTCACCAATTCGTCGCGGGGTGGAGCAGTCCGGTAGCTCGTCGGGCTCATAACCCGAAGGTCGTAGGTTCAAATCCTGCCCCCGCAACCAAATTTAATCGCGGAGCCGTGGTGTAGAGGCCTAACATGCCTGCCTGTCACGCAGGAGACCGCGGGTTCGAATCCCGTCGGCTCCGCCATCGTTTGTGCCCTTAGCTCAGCCGGATAGAGCGTTTGACTACGAATCAAAAGGTCGGGAGTTCGAATCTCTCAGGGCACGCCATTTTCGTATCATGAATTAGGAAATGCATAAACTGTTCGCCATTTATCGGTGGGAACGGTTTTTTTGTATTCTCCAGCCCTTTTCCCATAGTCCGGGCTTCTGCCGATTGTTGCGGCGGTCCCGCATCCGTTACCATTGCATTGTATTGTCAGGATGGAGGGATTGCGGACGTTCCGTTCGGCTCGTTGGAAGGAAGGGTGAAGAGACATGGAATTCGAAAGGCAGGAGCGAGAGCGGGAAGTGCGCGAACTGCTCGACCGCGGATACGACCTATTCAAGAATGGCGACTACGAACAGGCGCGGGCGGTGTACGCGAAGGCTGTGGAGCTGGCGCCCCGGAGCGCGGAAGCGCACGCATGGTTGGCCGCGGCATACGGTCGTCTGATCGACGAGGCGTGGAACTTGAAGGATAAGATCAAGCTGCTGCCGTTGTTGGAGGAGGAGATCGCGACCGCTCTCGACATCGACCCGGCGCTGCCGCTCGCAAGGCGCATGTACGGGGCTAAGTTGCTCAATACGCCGGATATGCTCGGCGGAGATCCGGCTGCGGCTGCGGTCGAATTCCGGTATTGTATCGAGAAGGGCATGGACGATGCGGATATCTGGGTGTTCCTGGCGGAATGTTACTTGAAATCGGACGAACCGGAGCAAGCGATAACCGCACTGCGGGAGGCGCTCGCGCGCGAGCCGCAACACGAGCAGGCGCTCCGTTGGTTGGAAGAAACGAGGAAAACGCAAGAATAAAAAAGAAAGCCCTAAGCCGTCATAAGGCTTAGGGCTTTCTTGCGTGCGGGAAATGGTCAGTCGTAAAAACCCGATGTAATGTCCGCGGAGTCGACGGTCTGCAGGCGTCGCAATCCTCCGTCCATAAGCTCTTGTCCTGCGGCAAAGACACCGGCCTTCAGCGCTTCGGAGAACTTCCCGAGCGTGACGGCGGAAGTTTGGTTCTCGGCGTTCCCGCCTATCGCTCTCAGTTCGCTGCTGGTCCGTTCGACGCCGGCTCTGACGGCGGCTGCGACGATCGGCTTCATCTCTCGTTGGACTTGCTTCAAGGCTCTCTTCATGAAGGAGCTTTTCTTCGCCATGCATATCACCTCCTTTCCTAAGGACTTCGGACGGGAGGCCTAACGGCGGCGGCGCTTCTTCCTCTTCTTCCGACGTTGTTCTTCCCTCCGACGGGCCTCCTCCTCTTTCTTTCGTTGGTTTTCCGCCCAAGTTTGGAGCGCTCTAGCGGTCGCTTGCGCGGCGATGCCGAGC from Paenibacillus antri harbors:
- a CDS encoding tetratricopeptide repeat protein, whose protein sequence is MEFERQEREREVRELLDRGYDLFKNGDYEQARAVYAKAVELAPRSAEAHAWLAAAYGRLIDEAWNLKDKIKLLPLLEEEIATALDIDPALPLARRMYGAKLLNTPDMLGGDPAAAAVEFRYCIEKGMDDADIWVFLAECYLKSDEPEQAITALREALAREPQHEQALRWLEETRKTQE